The following proteins are encoded in a genomic region of Comamonas resistens:
- a CDS encoding PEP/pyruvate-binding domain-containing protein codes for MRRLLPDLGTLLLSCTLLTAFLSPAHALVVRKPSAYDSGAGSPVDASGNRTSPASLGLLGNRADFDRLARVYDAGSANAMPHLLFVIDRQSKPAKIYFINTPRYAFHEDFLHAKHLLPPGKQALNRNYREPDRRFILGTLSWQPMLKDYSYEFWEGDQLTPQLLQTTANALKTSFFAPVRFKANSTLHEAVAQTAGIEAVTQAQLLGSQTFLPLNQGRATGRLRILSAAEAVSDLKPQDIVLLREVPISLPPVAGIVTERPSTVLSHVNLLARGWGIPNAYVQEAAEQYAPFNGQWVHIDVQPSGMQLRAATDAERQAAEKNFQNKPANGNRVLIKPDLKRSDLIPLTSLRSTDRQRCGAKAANLGEIQSARLADVIVPDGFCIPFAAYADFMRGNGLAERIARMRQQPGFATDAGVRRQALSALQAEIEQWPVSPPVADAWAKRWASQLGSQGVFVRSSSSSEDLPGFSGAGLYTTVPNVRSSADLAAAVRKVWASVYNFEAWEARQAAGIDDQQVVMSVFVQKAVDSTASGVMITRDPFDAARRYASYIAAKRGIGIRVVEGKRVAEQILYNSRSKAVQVLNRSDDNVALQLDNAGGVREVPVAAGRAVLSDELVQRLARAGAGIKQRFGGRDQDIEWAVQGDQLIILQSRPFISAPGR; via the coding sequence ATGAGACGACTGCTGCCAGACCTGGGCACCCTGCTGCTTTCCTGCACCCTGCTGACAGCCTTCCTCAGCCCTGCCCATGCACTGGTGGTGCGCAAGCCCTCGGCTTATGACTCCGGCGCAGGCAGCCCGGTCGATGCCAGCGGCAACCGCACCTCTCCCGCCAGCCTCGGCCTTCTGGGCAACCGTGCGGACTTTGACCGTCTGGCCCGCGTCTATGACGCCGGCAGCGCCAACGCCATGCCGCATCTGCTGTTTGTCATCGACCGTCAAAGCAAGCCCGCCAAGATCTATTTCATCAACACACCGCGTTACGCCTTTCACGAAGATTTCCTGCATGCCAAGCATCTGCTGCCACCGGGCAAACAGGCGCTCAACCGCAATTACCGCGAGCCCGACCGACGCTTTATCCTGGGCACGCTGAGCTGGCAGCCCATGCTCAAGGACTACAGCTATGAGTTCTGGGAAGGCGACCAACTGACCCCGCAGCTGCTGCAGACCACGGCCAACGCGCTCAAGACCAGCTTCTTCGCCCCGGTACGCTTCAAGGCCAACTCCACCTTGCATGAGGCCGTCGCCCAGACCGCCGGTATCGAAGCCGTAACCCAGGCGCAGTTGCTGGGCTCGCAGACTTTCCTGCCTTTGAACCAGGGCCGAGCCACGGGTCGGCTGCGCATTTTGTCTGCGGCAGAAGCAGTCAGCGATCTGAAACCGCAGGACATCGTCCTGTTGCGCGAAGTTCCCATCAGCCTACCCCCGGTTGCCGGCATAGTCACGGAGCGCCCTTCCACCGTGCTTTCCCACGTCAACCTGCTGGCCCGCGGCTGGGGCATACCCAATGCCTATGTGCAGGAAGCCGCCGAGCAATATGCACCGTTCAACGGCCAATGGGTACATATCGATGTTCAGCCCTCTGGCATGCAACTGCGCGCTGCCACCGATGCCGAGCGTCAGGCCGCCGAGAAGAATTTCCAGAACAAGCCCGCCAATGGTAATCGCGTGCTCATCAAGCCTGATCTGAAGCGCAGCGACTTGATTCCACTGACCAGCCTGCGCAGCACAGACCGCCAGCGCTGCGGGGCCAAGGCCGCCAACCTGGGGGAAATTCAGTCGGCCAGGCTGGCCGATGTGATCGTGCCCGATGGTTTTTGCATTCCCTTTGCCGCCTATGCCGACTTCATGCGCGGCAACGGCCTGGCAGAACGCATTGCCCGCATGCGCCAGCAGCCCGGTTTTGCTACAGATGCAGGAGTTCGCAGGCAGGCCCTGTCTGCGCTGCAGGCCGAAATCGAACAATGGCCTGTTAGTCCGCCGGTCGCAGACGCCTGGGCCAAGCGTTGGGCCAGCCAGCTGGGCAGCCAGGGCGTATTTGTGCGCAGCTCCTCAAGCTCCGAAGACCTTCCCGGCTTCAGCGGCGCGGGTCTCTACACCACCGTCCCCAATGTGCGCAGCAGCGCCGATCTGGCAGCAGCCGTGCGCAAGGTCTGGGCCTCGGTCTACAACTTCGAGGCCTGGGAAGCCCGCCAGGCCGCGGGCATTGACGACCAGCAGGTTGTCATGTCCGTCTTTGTGCAGAAGGCCGTGGACTCCACGGCTTCGGGCGTGATGATCACGCGCGACCCGTTTGATGCCGCCCGCCGCTACGCCAGCTATATCGCCGCCAAGCGTGGCATAGGCATACGCGTGGTGGAAGGCAAGCGAGTCGCAGAGCAAATCCTCTATAACAGCCGCAGCAAGGCCGTGCAGGTGCTCAACCGCTCCGATGACAACGTGGCTCTGCAACTCGACAACGCAGGCGGCGTGCGCGAAGTACCCGTGGCCGCCGGCCGCGCCGTTCTCAGCGATGAACTGGTGCAGCGCCTGGCCCGCGCCGGTGCCGGCATCAAGCAGCGCTTTGGCGGCAGGGATCAGGATATTGAATGGGCCGTGCAGGGCGATCAGCTCATCATCCTGCAGTCGCGCCCCTTTATCTCGGCGCCCGGTCGTTAA